A genomic segment from Truepera sp. encodes:
- a CDS encoding FUN14 domain-containing protein produces the protein MNVELSTVFPWLQQIAFGAVAGFVAGFALKKVGKLVALALGLLFVAIQLLAWSGFVTVDWGAVQASVDPLLETSSLERAWRSLLSVLAYNIPFAAAFVPAVVIGIKRG, from the coding sequence GTGAACGTCGAGCTGTCCACGGTATTCCCTTGGCTCCAGCAGATCGCATTCGGGGCGGTGGCCGGCTTCGTGGCGGGTTTCGCGCTCAAGAAGGTCGGTAAGCTCGTGGCCCTGGCCCTCGGCCTCCTGTTCGTCGCCATTCAGCTGCTGGCGTGGTCGGGCTTCGTGACGGTCGACTGGGGCGCGGTGCAGGCGTCGGTGGACCCCCTCCTCGAGACGAGCTCACTGGAGCGGGCGTGGCGCAGCCTGTTGAGCGTGCTCGCCTACAACATCCCGTTCGCCGCCGCCTTCGTTCCCGCGGTGGTCATCGGCATCAAGCGCGGCTGA